The DNA sequence CGTCAGCGACGGCAGCGCCGCGTTGCGCAGGACGTGGCGGAACACGATGCTGCGCTCGCGGATCCCGGAGGCGCGCAGCACGCGGACGTAGTCGCGGGCGAGGACGTCGAGGGCGGAGTCGCGCATCTGCTTGGCCACGATGGTGATCCCGCCCAGGCTGAGCGCGGCGACGGGCAGGACGAGCGAGAGCAGCCACTGCAGCGGGCCGTCGGCGAACGGGCGGTACCCGGTGGCGGGGAAGACGCGGACGGCCACGGCGAACGCGGCGACCAGGACGATGGCGATCCAGTAGCTGGGCAGGGCCAGCCCGAACAGCGAGACGGTGTCGAGCACCTTGCCGAGGACGCCGCCGCGCACGGCGCTGACGAGGCCGACGAGGGTGCCGAGGACGCCGATGACGAGGGTCGACAGGACCAGCAGGGACGCGGTGACGGGGACGCGGGCGACGATCAGGGCGCTGACCTCGTCCCCGCTGAGCACCGAGCGGCCGAGGTCGCCGTGCAGGACCCCGGCCAGCCACGTGCCGTACTGCACGGGCAGGGGCCGGTCGAGGCCGAGCTGGTCGCGCAGGCGCGCGACGAGGTCCGGGGTCGCGTTGGCGCCCAGGATCGTGCGCGCCGGGTCACCGGGCACGAACGACATCAGCAGGAAGATGACGAACGAGGCGATCACGACGAGGACGACGGACAGGGCGAGCCGGGTGGCGATGAGCCGGGTCACGCGCGTCCCCCCTGCGGGGTGCCGGTCGCGGGCCGGGCCGGGCGGCGGTCGCTCACTCGGCGCTCTTCCACGCGTACCGGGGGTCCGGTGAGACGGGCAGCGGGTTGGGGTTCAGCGCCGACGCCGTGACGTTCTGCAGGTCGGCGTCGACCGCGAACACGTTGTCGGTCGAGACGGCGGGGATGAACCACGCGGCCTCGTTGGAGGCCTTGGTGATCTGCTCGAAGACCGCGGTCCGGTCCGCCCCGCTCGCCGCCTGGGCCTGCGCGTACAGGGCCGTGAGCGTCGGGTCGGCGGTGCCGAACGGGTCGGTGACACCGGGCTGGACGAAGTTCGCCAGCACCTGGGCGCTGGTGGAACCGATGACGGGCCAGACGAGGACGGGGTACTGCTTGGACAGCGCGGCCTGGATGAAGTCCGGCACGGTGTTCTTGACGACGAGTTCGACCTTGACGCCGATCTTGGCGAGGTCGCCGGCCATCGCCTGCGAGATCGTCGTCTGGTTGTCCAGGACGTTCTCGGTCAGCACGGGCAGTGTGAAACCGTCCGGGTACCCGGCCGAGGCCATGAGGGACTTGGCCTCGGCGAGGTCCTGGGTGAAGCCGTACCCGTCGAGGTGGCCGTCGACCCCCTCGGCGGTGAGCTGGCCGTTGGCCTGGTTGTAGTCCGCGCCGAGCGCGGAAGCGAGCGCGTCGCGGTCGAGGGCGAGGGCCATCGCCTGCCGCACGTCGGGGTTCGCCAGGGCGGGGACGAGGGTTCCCTGGTGGTCGGCGACGGTGAGGCCCCAGGTGAAGAACGGCGCGGTGACGAGTTTCAGCCCGCTGGACTTCGCGCTGACCGCGGTGGTCGGGGTGAGGCCGGCGAAGGAGACCTGGCCGGTGGTGACGGCCGACAGGGAGGCGCTGGGGTCGCCGATGACCTTCACGACGACGGAGTCGTACTGCTGGGCCTCGGGCGCGAAGTACCCGGGGTTCTTCTCGTAGGTGTACGAGGAGTTCGTGACGGACTTCGACGCCGAGTAGGTGTAGGGACCGGTGCCGTCGGTCGCGGTCAGCAGGCTGTCAGGGTCGGCCAGGCCCTTGGGCCCGATGACCTGCCCGACACCCCAGTACTGCGTGAGGTAGTACGGGCCGTCGGGGTACGGGGTCTTGTACGTGATCACCACGGTGTCGGCCGACGGCGCCTCCACCGAGGCCACCGGCCCGGCGTAGCGCAGGTCGCCGCCGCCGGCGGACAGGAAGTACTCCAGCGACGCCTTGACCGCGGCGGCGTCCAGGGGCGCGCCGTCGCTGAACTTCACGCCCTGGCGCAGGGTGAGGGTGAGCACGGTGTTCGTAGGGTCGAAGGACCACGCCGTGGCCAGGTCGGGGATCAGTTCGCCGTCGCCGGTCTGGTGGATGAGGGAGTCGTAGGCCAGGGCGGTGAAGATCGCGCTGCCGCCGGACCCGCCGAGGGCGGGGTTGAGGCTGATGGGGATGCCCGCGAACTGCGTCGTGAGGGTCCCGCCGGGGCCGCCGGAGTTCTCCGGTCCGTTCGACCCGGTGTCGCTGCAGGCGGTCGTGGTGAGGGTGAGGACAGCGACGGAGAGGGCGGCGAGCAGGGTTCTCGTGGGCAGGCGGGAGGCAGGCATCGGTGCTCCTTTGCATGGTGTGCTGCGGGGGCGGACGCGTCCGCTGCGACGGAAAGTATCAGTTGAACTGATATCTTGTCAGCACTCGAGACGAGGAGTCCGCAGACGATGACGTACCGCTCCGTCGCGCCGATCCGGGACACGGGATCCGTCCCCTTCGGCACCGCGCACCTGCCCGACCTGGCCATGGGCGTCGACCTGGCCGCGCACGGCTACGTCGAGGAGGAACTGCTCCTGAGCGGTGCCGCCGCCGTCTGGCACCGCCCGGTCCCCGGTGGCGAGGCCGTCCCCCGCGCGGTGGAGTCGCCGTTCCGCACCCGGGTCCTCGTGCGCCGCCCCGCCGAGGCCGCGACCGCGTCCGGGTTCACGCTCCTCGAACCCCTGCACCCCGACCTCGACTCCGCGCTCGTGTGGAACGACGTGCACCCGTGGCTGCTGCGCGAGGGGCACGCCTGGGTGGGCGTCACCGCCTTCGCCCACCTGGCGACGCAACTGCGCGAGGAGATCGACCCCGAGCGCTACGCCGACCTGGACCTGCCGCACGAGGGGCAGCAGTACGACGTCCTCGCCGCGGCGGTGCGCGCCCTCGCCGCCGGCGACCTGCTGGGTCCCGTGGCCCCCGGGCCCGTCGTCCTCGCCGGGATGTCGGCGACCGGCAGCACCTGCCGGGTGTTCCTGCAGGACGGTTTCCACGAGCGCTGCAGCACCCCCGCCGGCCGCCGGCTCGTCGACGGGTACCTCATCGCGATCTCCTCCGGCGGCGCGGGAGCCGCCGGCTACCCGCCGCTGTCCCCGGGTGACGCCGTCCTCGCGGCCGACGACGCCCGCCGCACCGTCACCGGGCACGGCGCGGTGGTCGTGGAACTGCTCAGCGAGACCGAGTCCGAGACCCACGGCCCGGTGCTGCGCGCGGACGGCGACGAGACCGACGACCGCTACCGCCTCGTCCAGGTGGCCGGGACCGCGCACGTCGAGGCGCGACCGAGCGTGCTGACCAACCGGCAGCAGTTCGAGGACGCGGGCGGGCGCCGGCCCGCGTTCGCCGTCCGCGAGCCGCTCAGCGACGCGCGCTTCGACCTGTACGCCCGCGCGGCCCTCGCCGCGCTGCGACGCTGGATCACCGACGACGTCCCGGCGCCCCGCGCGGACCGCCTGCACCTGCGCCCCGGGGCCGAGGAGCTGGAGCGCGACGAGGACGGCACCGCCCTCGGCGGCGTGCGCCCCCCGTGGGTCCAGGTGCCGCTGGCCGTGCACCTGCCGCACGGCACCGCCTCCGAGGAGTGCGAACCCCCACCGCCCTGGATGCCCTTCAGCGACCCCGAAGCGCTGGCCCGCCTGGTCGGCACCGTGCGCCGCTTCCCGCTGGCCGAGACCCGGCGCCGCTACGGCACCCGCGCGGCGTGGCTGCGCCGGTTCGCGGCCGCGACCGGCCAGCAGGTCGCCGCCGGCTGGTTGCTGGCCGAGGACGGCACCGAACTCCTGCACCACGCGCCGGAGCGCTGGCGTGGTTGAGCCGGGCACCGCGCACCGGGGACGGCCGGTGCCCGGCCGCGACGACAGCCCGGTCCCAGGTCGTGGCCCTAGGTTGGCCCCGTGAACGCCGACGCCCCGGGCACCGCCCGCCCGCGACGGTCCGCCGCCTCCCGGCACCGGGCCAGCGCGCCCGCGGAAGCCCTCGCCCGGCTGGAGTGGGTCACGCAGCGGGTGTCGAGGGCCCTGCAGCGCGCGGTGGACCTCGTCGCGGCCGACCACGGCATCACCGCCGCGGAGTACCACCTGCTGCTCGCCATCAGCGACGACGTCGGCCGGTCCAACGCGGAGATCGCCCGGCTGACCTTCGTCACCCCTCAGTCGGCCAACCACGTGCTCGCCGAGCTCGAGCGCCGCGCGTTCCTGCAGCGCACCGACGACCCGAACCACGGCCGCATCCGGCACGCGGTGCTGACGCGCACCGGCCGGGAGGTCCTGGACAGCTGCACCCGCCAGATCGCCGCGATCGAAGCCCGGGTCGTGGCCGGCCTCGACGAGCAGCAGCGCGCGGTGCTGCTGCCCGCGCTGTGGCAGGCGGCCGAGACGCTGGCCGGCGGCTTCTTCGGCGACGCCGCGGAGGAGGCCCGGGCCGAGGAGCTGCGCCGCGCCCGGCACGCGCCGCGCTGACGCCCTCGGCCCTCACGCCTCGGTGTGCCCCAGCGCCAGGTCGGGCAGCGTCCGCACGACCGGATCGGCCGTCCCGTCCAGTTCGAGCACGGTGACGACGTTGCGCCCCGCCCGGACCACCGGGGCCGGGACGTACAGCGAACGCTGCGGCCCGTGCCGCCAGTACCGGCCGAGGCAGAACCCGTTGACCCACGCCACCCCGCGCCCCCAGCCCCCCGTGTCCAGGAACAGGTCGGCGACGGCGGGGACGTCGAGCGCGGCGCTCGCGAGCACGGGCCCCACGAGGGCGTCGACTGGTCCGGCGCCGGACCCGGCGCCGGGGTCGAGCCGCAGCGCGTCGTGGTCGACGGGCCGGACGACGGCCCCCTCCAGCCGGCGGCCGCCGACCAGGAGCGGGCCGACGATCCCCTTGGGCTCGCCCAGGCGGGGTCCGTAGTTGACGCGGCCGGCGTCCTCGACGAGCAGGTCGACCCGCGTTCCCGGCGCGTGCGGGGGCAGGGCCAGCGCGACGTCGTGGTGCTCGCGGAACATCGTCCCGACCCGCACCCCGTCGAGCAGGACCGTCACCCGGTCGCGGACCTCGCCCACGCTCAGCAGCGTCGGGCCCGCAGCCCCGCCGGAGGTCCCGGAGATCCAGGCGAAGCGCACGGGTTCCCCCGACGGGACCTCGAGGTCGTCCAGGACGGGCGGTGCGCTCCCCTCCCAGGGCAGGTCCGGGCCGGCGAACTCCGCCAGGGGACGGGAGGCGGTGAAGGCCGCCTCCAGGACCGGTGCGGGCGGGTGGTCCTGCGCCGATCCGGTGAGGACCTCGGCGGGGACCGGCGCGTACCGGGCGATGACCTCGCGGAACGCGTGGAACTTCGCCGTGGGCCGGCCCGCCTCGTCCAGCAGGGCGTCGTAGTCGTAGGACGTGACGGTCGGCTGGTAGGTGCCCTTGTCGTTGGCTCCGTTGGTGAACCCGAAGTTCGTCCCGCCGTGGAGCACGTAGACGTTCACCCCGGCCCCGCGCGAGAGCATCGCGTCGAGTTCCGCGGTGGCCTCGGCCACCGACGTCGTCCCGTGGTGCGAACCCCAGTGGTCGAACCAGCCGATCCAGAACTCCGAGCAGACCAGGGGCCCCTCGGGCTGGTGCTCGCGCAGCGTCGCGAGCCGTTGCGCCGCCCGGC is a window from the Kineococcus rhizosphaerae genome containing:
- a CDS encoding glycoside hydrolase family 35 protein, with the protein product MTPAPSTRQLTVGPEGFVRDGRPHLLLSGALHYFRVHPQQWGDRLRAARLLGLNTVETYVPWNLHAPRRGEFRTDGFCDLAGFLDAADREGLDVVVRPGPYICAEWDNGGLPVWLTRSGVRLRTDDADYLAAVDEFLTAVYDVVVPRQADRGGPVVLVQVENEYGAYDTGDDGAARVRYLEHLVATTRGAGITVPLTTVDQPTDEMLAAGTLPGLLTTGSFGGRAAQRLATLREHQPEGPLVCSEFWIGWFDHWGSHHGTTSVAEATAELDAMLSRGAGVNVYVLHGGTNFGFTNGANDKGTYQPTVTSYDYDALLDEAGRPTAKFHAFREVIARYAPVPAEVLTGSAQDHPPAPVLEAAFTASRPLAEFAGPDLPWEGSAPPVLDDLEVPSGEPVRFAWISGTSGGAAGPTLLSVGEVRDRVTVLLDGVRVGTMFREHHDVALALPPHAPGTRVDLLVEDAGRVNYGPRLGEPKGIVGPLLVGGRRLEGAVVRPVDHDALRLDPGAGSGAGPVDALVGPVLASAALDVPAVADLFLDTGGWGRGVAWVNGFCLGRYWRHGPQRSLYVPAPVVRAGRNVVTVLELDGTADPVVRTLPDLALGHTEA
- a CDS encoding MarR family winged helix-turn-helix transcriptional regulator, yielding MNADAPGTARPRRSAASRHRASAPAEALARLEWVTQRVSRALQRAVDLVAADHGITAAEYHLLLAISDDVGRSNAEIARLTFVTPQSANHVLAELERRAFLQRTDDPNHGRIRHAVLTRTGREVLDSCTRQIAAIEARVVAGLDEQQRAVLLPALWQAAETLAGGFFGDAAEEARAEELRRARHAPR
- a CDS encoding ABC transporter substrate-binding protein; protein product: MPASRLPTRTLLAALSVAVLTLTTTACSDTGSNGPENSGGPGGTLTTQFAGIPISLNPALGGSGGSAIFTALAYDSLIHQTGDGELIPDLATAWSFDPTNTVLTLTLRQGVKFSDGAPLDAAAVKASLEYFLSAGGGDLRYAGPVASVEAPSADTVVITYKTPYPDGPYYLTQYWGVGQVIGPKGLADPDSLLTATDGTGPYTYSASKSVTNSSYTYEKNPGYFAPEAQQYDSVVVKVIGDPSASLSAVTTGQVSFAGLTPTTAVSAKSSGLKLVTAPFFTWGLTVADHQGTLVPALANPDVRQAMALALDRDALASALGADYNQANGQLTAEGVDGHLDGYGFTQDLAEAKSLMASAGYPDGFTLPVLTENVLDNQTTISQAMAGDLAKIGVKVELVVKNTVPDFIQAALSKQYPVLVWPVIGSTSAQVLANFVQPGVTDPFGTADPTLTALYAQAQAASGADRTAVFEQITKASNEAAWFIPAVSTDNVFAVDADLQNVTASALNPNPLPVSPDPRYAWKSAE
- a CDS encoding alpha/beta hydrolase domain-containing protein, translating into MTYRSVAPIRDTGSVPFGTAHLPDLAMGVDLAAHGYVEEELLLSGAAAVWHRPVPGGEAVPRAVESPFRTRVLVRRPAEAATASGFTLLEPLHPDLDSALVWNDVHPWLLREGHAWVGVTAFAHLATQLREEIDPERYADLDLPHEGQQYDVLAAAVRALAAGDLLGPVAPGPVVLAGMSATGSTCRVFLQDGFHERCSTPAGRRLVDGYLIAISSGGAGAAGYPPLSPGDAVLAADDARRTVTGHGAVVVELLSETESETHGPVLRADGDETDDRYRLVQVAGTAHVEARPSVLTNRQQFEDAGGRRPAFAVREPLSDARFDLYARAALAALRRWITDDVPAPRADRLHLRPGAEELERDEDGTALGGVRPPWVQVPLAVHLPHGTASEECEPPPPWMPFSDPEALARLVGTVRRFPLAETRRRYGTRAAWLRRFAAATGQQVAAGWLLAEDGTELLHHAPERWRG
- a CDS encoding ABC transporter permease — its product is MTRLIATRLALSVVLVVIASFVIFLLMSFVPGDPARTILGANATPDLVARLRDQLGLDRPLPVQYGTWLAGVLHGDLGRSVLSGDEVSALIVARVPVTASLLVLSTLVIGVLGTLVGLVSAVRGGVLGKVLDTVSLFGLALPSYWIAIVLVAAFAVAVRVFPATGYRPFADGPLQWLLSLVLPVAALSLGGITIVAKQMRDSALDVLARDYVRVLRASGIRERSIVFRHVLRNAALPSLTVLGITVVASLTGAVFVENVFVLPGLGSLVTQATTSHDLPVVLGVGVVFTLFVIVVNVVVDVLYGVLNPKVRVR